The genomic interval GAGGAACTGTCATCGTGAACGCCGGCCGAGGTGGATCACCTATTCCAGTATTTAGCGTCATAGGAACAGAGAGTAGGTGAAGCAGAACTGCGTCATTGAGAAGCTGCGATATCACTAATGTGACCAGGCTGGGACGGTGGCTCAGTCGGGTTCACCACCTGGAACTGCGGAGGTGTAGCTTTTGCTGACATTACTCTTGTGAGTCAGATACAGTCAACCGTGAACGCTGACCGAAAAACATTATTTGCTTCTGAAGCGTCCCTTCCAGGAGACTCGCATAGTTCCAAACCCCGTTAACTCACCTGTTTCAGTTTTCACGGAGGTTGACACCCGGACAGAAGCTGGCATGCAAGTGTGTCTGAACAGGAAACACGCCCCAGATAGGTTAGACTTGTTGTCTTTGCATCAACAAAACCAGCCACTGAATGACGGCACAGAGCGGAATTCTGTAACAAGATACAAAAGAAGGGCGGGACCGTGACCGAAAAATGCAAGACCAACTTCTGTGACGTCTGCTGCGAGGAGGAACTGCCAATATCCGTGAAGGCACGCAACGATTGCAAGAGGCAGTGTCACAAGAACGATGGAGAGTCTACCAGTGTATTGGAGGCTCTGGAAAGTGTTAAATCAGGGTGCTCAATCGGTAAATTTTTCTTTCGGTTCTTGAGCTGACGTAGAATTCGATTTGTTTAATGTAGAAGGATCGAAACCCATCTACCGTTTTTGCGAAACAGAGGCAGACCAACAGAAGTGCCAACGTAAGCAAATGTGACTTCGCAGATTGAACCCTCCTGAGATATCGATCCTGACTCAGGAGAAGTGTGCGTGATGTGCTGCGAAACAGCAAAGGTTCCATTTGATCAACCCTATCGAGCAAGGTACCGTTCATCAGAAAACGTGCACCCGAGTACAGTGAATCGACTACTATTCGCTGCAGGAGGTTTGTTGCTCGGGAGTGCAAGAACTCGTGCACCGTACCTGCTGCTCAACAAGAACTGTAGCGTTTCATCCGGACAATGGTTGCCTTGATACTTTCCCAATGTACTGTCATTGCATTCCGGTACTTGCTGGAGAACGAGGGTGACCAATCAGATTCAACCGCAACTCAAAAACGCTTTCCAACATTAACGCGACCCGTGCGCACTCGACTCTGGCTCAACGAAGGAACGCCTGCGCAACGATCACTGGATTACATGTGTCAGAAGTATCTCGTCGTCTGCCAGTGTTTCTACTGCTGTCCATGTGTCGCTGTTCGAGTTCCGCGCACTTCTTCGAAGCGTCAGTCGTGTGTCCGATAAAATTATCGTGTTAACATCAGCAACGTTTTATTTTTCATCTGGCCGTTTCTGTTCTGTAGTGGGCAGTCTCCCGCTCCCTGCGGCACCGACTTTAAAGAACGGCTAAAACAACTGTCACGAGACGAACAAAAAACATGTTTATTCCGATACTCTGGCGCACGCCACGTCTTTGCTGGTCTATCAGCTGCTCAATACACTTATTAGAAACGCCGGTCCTTCCACTTAATGGAAAACAACCGGATTTACAGGATCCCGAGAGATTCCGCACCACACACCTCATCAACAGACTGAGCTAGGTCATCGCATTGACACCTAGATCTTACCAAGAAGTGGTTGCAGCTCGGACGGGTACTTGAACGCCAATCTGCCTTCTGATTGCCACCGACTGATACTACCGTCGAAATAAGCGTCCCTTCTATTGAAGCATGCCCATCACTCCTCACGACTCCGATTTATGGACATAGTACAGTTGTAACTTGAACAACGCACTCACGGAGCCCGTTATACAGTGGCGCAAACGACAGGCAGCAAAAAACAATAAAAACAATAATCGAGCTATGGCTGTCCTGCTGCTGATGATCCGGACAGTAATCCTTCTCACCCATGCATCCATTCTGATGGAGTTACTGTAGACTTCGAAGGTGTCCCTGGTCGGCTTCCAAGCCTTTGCCGCTTGCGATCCCCTCCAAGCTCTTCCTCTGACACGACTGcttttccactttcttctaCGTTAGCACCTGAAATGCCGGACGCCTGCGGAAATTCCAAATGCGCGCCAGAAAGGGCCTCGAGCAGGCGCACTCGGGTCTGGGTTGGCATGTTGGACGGAATTTTCAGAGCCATAAAACAGCAACTGAAGAGCCTCAGGAAGGTTTGCAGCTCGGCAGGATGCTGAGCCGAGCTAACCGTCCACAAGGCAACTTCGACTGACGAGCGGACTCTATCGACTGACGCTGGCGAGAGTTCAAGCTGTGGCAGGCATACTTCAAGCAAGTCAGACAATACCAGGTTGGCCGCCAACTTGCCCGCACAGAGAAGCTGTTGTTCCTTTTCGGTCAAATGCTTGTGTTCCGTGGTCTGCATCGATGCGCAACGGCCCAACTCCTGCCGCTGTGGCGGTGACTCATCCCATGACGACGTCGGCCGGGTACCAAATAGCGCTGCTGCTCGACCGGAGCGTGCAGCACGATGCGGAGAGCCCTGAGACGAGATACCAGAAACAATAGGTCTTTCTCCTACACCCTGCGTACTTGTGAATCTTCTAACTCTGTGGATCTGCTGTTACTTGCTGAATTTTCCTGATTTTCTCTAAGAGCGATTAACGCACAATCAAGAGACACTCTCGTTTCGCAGACGCCATGCATTATAAATTGCAAAAGCATCTTCTCTCACCATCTCTGACATTTCCTCCGTGACGGTCTCCTCAGACACGCTTCTTGTTCGTTGACTGCATCCCATGATCTCAGTGTTGGACAACTCCCCTCTCGATCTCCCCGCAGCGTCGGCGTCGTCCTTGGCCGAAGAGGTTCTAGTACTTCTGGACTGAGAGGTCTCGTATGACTGAGCTTGCCCCTGAAGAGCTTGCACAGACTGCACACGCGCCTCGATCGCCATTGCCCTAGCTTTCTCAAATCCGTAGCGCGCGGAAGAAAATACCAAGAGTTGCCGACGTGGCCCGACAGTTGCACAAGTCCACGACTTCGTGTGGGAGTTGAACCATACTCCATGTGGAGCTGCACACACAAAGATGGCGAACATGCGTCGGCATTTCGGCAAACATAACTCTGCAGCTACTTCAGCCCTGATGAAGAAAGAGCTGGTCGCTCACAGAAGGCCGAACGTTCCATATCAAGTTATGAATAACGTGATTCAAGTGAGAAGCTATTCCAAACGATGGCCTGCACCGAGTAATTGGAGCCCGCAGTGGAGATACGATATACTCAGAACAGCTGGCAGAACACAAATGTCTACAACGAATCACTCCCATCTCTCGCACGAAGAGCTTGTATATGGCCATCAATACATCGCTTTGGGCGACGTCAGCCAACAGGGCTTACTCCCAGCTCTGTTCGCTGCTTTGTTGGCTGTTCGAGCAGCCGATGTTGAGAAGTCATCCTGCTGGCGGTGACTGTGCTGGACCTGTGATTTTGCTCTGACGTTTCGAGCTGTGGCCCGAGTTTCTGCAATGCGTCCTGTGCAAGAAGACAGATTGTACCACCTGCCATGGATTTCTCCTCCGATTAGACACATCCGGTACGTCTGAAAATACGAATGCTGACACCGGAACGTACACAAGAGAACGACTCTGGCGAGAGCCAAAACAAGTACCGACATGCAAATATTTGGGTCTACAAGCACAAGCTGCAAACTGGGTGTCTGCAGACGGTGAGTCCTTCTTACTGAAACGATTTCTCAGAAACTCTGCACTTTCGTCATTAAAGTATCTTACTGGAAACAATCCGTTTGCGAGGAGCTCGTTCCGAAACCAGAGAAGGAACCTCACTAGCCTGTAGCAAACAAAAACGTGAGCACGTGGACGAGCATAACGTTGTTTTGATGATTGCTTCATGCTTTTTCGACGCCGACGTATGGAACTGCTCCAAGATGGAATTCGTTTGATTCAATTGTTTCCACTTCAAACAAGAGGCGATCGTCGCTAATGCTTACCTCTTTGGATGCTGCGCCGTcttcagagacacacacatctTCTTTTGTGCATTCGGCACTCCGGCTTCGGCTTAGCGCCGCTGGCGTGTCGATACCAGTGCTTTCATCCTCGCGGGCGCCATCGCCAGCAAGGCTTCCTCCAGGTGACGGGGCTTTTAAGCCGAGTCCCGGGGAAGCAGCCTCTCCGATGTCATTGGTGTCTTGGGCCCAGCCCGGTGTTGTTGACGATCGCCAGTCTGCACCTTCAGTGAAGGCAGATGTTGGTATATCAACTTTCGTAGCTTTTCCCGTCATTGCCAGTGGTCGCCGGCACTTTGATGCGAAGCTTGAAACAGCCTTGTTCCCACCGCCACTGTCGTCTGAGGCGGCAGCCAAACCCTCCGGTGTCAGGCATCCATTCTTGCAGTCAATCGCCATTTGCCTGGCTCGTTCGAATCCAAGGCGCTTCGCGCTAAACACTGTATCGCACCCACATCACAAGAAGCTCCACGCCATGTTATGTGCCACCCCAGCACGGCCACCCAATACCTAGGCAACTGCTGAACCGTTGCAATATCACACGCAGTGGTAAATGAGCCAGCCGACGCAACACATCAGGTTTCTTTGTTACTGATTGTGGCCGCCTCCCTTCAAGCGTAAGCACTCAAATACCTCCCGCTATACGGGGTAAACTGAGTGTTGGGGGACTGGCGTCACAAGGATGCCCTATTCGCCACTACAACGCCGCGTCGATGCAATGCCACTGTGTGACGTTTCTCTACGTGTCTTTTCTATCCGGCTCATATCGGTAACACCTACGCCTACAACAGAACCCGAATAACTTCAACGCCGTAGAATATTAAAGGTCAACAGCTTTATATGTCTAAAGCCGTCCAGCGGCGTGGTGATGTACAGCAGGCATAGAACCTGGTTCTGTTGTTTATACCCGGTCTCGGAAGCGTTATTTGCCACACTACACATGGGGAACCGTACCGTAAAGTCGTTTTCCAACTCCAGAGACGCAAGCGAGCCAGCAGCAAGTGGAACGGTTGTACCATACCCCACGGGGGACAACAACTGGCGTACTGCGAGCGTCAGTCGACTGATCAAGGGAATTCCCTGTTTCCACGATTCTGTCTTCTATTCTGTCCGGTGCAGCCGCGTCAGGCCCGGAGTTGGTCCCCATTCCAGCGTCCGGTTCCTCCACCAACGCTGATAAGCGAGCGGCGGCTGCTGTATCGGTCAAGTGTTGAGTTGCTACCACGGCCGAATCTTTCGAATGGATGCCCGGCGAACTGTGCGCCAAAGAAGCCGAGTCGCCCTTGTCAGACCCACTCCGCGAGGAGCGCTGCCTGTACGCGGCATCGCACTCCAGTTGTTGGCCTCTCGGGATTGAAGGTGGAAAGGCATCTGCGGAGTCCACCTGCAGATCGCTGCTTCCCTCCGCGCTATGCAGAGGACCACCAGCGCCCCAGATGCCACGGTCATCGCTGACCGACTCTCCACACGGCAAATCTCGCAGCTTGCTCCCGTAATGTGATGACAGCGAAGCCTCTGCTCCTGAACCTGTCCGTTCTGAACAGACCGTGGTCGACGTGGTATCAGAGCTATCTCGACTGTGCTTCTGCGGCGACGATAGGTTTGGTCCCAAGTTCGGCGTGGACACTGTACACCCCGCAGACAAATCAGGGTCTGCAGCATGGCTCAACAGCTTTGCTGCGAAAGGGTGGAACACTTCCGGCGGCGTCGCTGCCGTCGAAGCCGACTGAAAAGTCGAGGAATCACTTTGCTCCGACGGCTGGTCTGACGAATCGGGTGAGGCATGCGCTGGTGAAGCGATTTCAGATAaggcatgcatgtgtgcgcACACCAGCGATTGGGGGGCCGACGACGATGTATGAGCTGATGCAGGGGACGCGCCCGGTGAAGGCAAGTTGATCGAACACACGCGAGACAGGGTGGGCAGCGAGCACGCCACCGTGGAACTTTCGAGGATGGAAAGTGTCCTGCCTTCAGTTGGTTTCGCATCGCCCTCGAAGGGGAAGGCCGCAGAGTCTACAGCAGACAAACTGATCTCTCGAGTGATGGAATTCTGGTGGTAGGCCATTGACGGCTGCGTCATCATTTCGGAGTCCTGGCATACTGAACGGTGGACAGTGAAAGACTTTTCTTGCGGCGTCAGATCGCCGTTGCTTAGTTTCATCATCGGGGAAGGTAGGCACTCGGCGCTGAGAAATCTATGATTCAACGCCTCCTGCGATGTCCCGTGCTCATGGGAAACACGGACACTGCTCTTTGAATCGAACGTTCTCGTATGATGTTCTGCTTCGCAGACGCCTTGGTCGTGCACGTGACGAATAACACCGGCACGCCAGACGACTGAACTTTGCTGCATGATGAGTAGACACGAGGAATACCGCTGCAACAAAAGCCGAACCGCGTCGACCCTCCACAACGATATTCAAAGCTCTGCACACGATACACACCGAAACAAGGCCGACGCCACATGCGGCATGGATGCTGAACGACGGAAGAGTTAGTAGAAAGCACCCCTGATTACAAAAAGCCAAAACAATCCAGCATCAACGGTTTGCCACTGTCTGGCAATAAACTGCAGTGCGACCACTTCGGCGCGCCAGCACGCGATGTGGGGCTTGACATAGCACGTCGAGCGTACCATTTATGACGAAGTGCAAGCGGCCCCAGACACTAAGAAACAAAAAGAGAGCCTAGATATTTCTTAGCATGGAAATGAAAGGGGCAAGCCGCTAATGGAAGCACAGGGTGATTTCGCCACCGACGTACGAGACATAGCTCCGGGACGGCAGAAACGGCGTCTTGCTTTTCCTACTTGCAACAGTACAAGGCTGAGACAAGTGCATCGCACTAGCGAAATGACAGtaaacaaagaaaaaccacTAGCCAGAGATGGCTGGGAATTACCCCCCACGAAGGACAACGCGGCAGTGGTGACGGAAGATCTCTTTATGCGCAGTCTCCTTCGGACACCATGACTACTGGGGCCACCCGCTGTCGTCCACGATGTTGCCACGCCAGCAGTGGCACAGAGTTTGACTCGTTCCACGCTGATGCTGCAAAGTATGGGATGGTACAAAAAACGACAATTTGTTTGTAAGCATATACCAAGACACGCGAAAGATCTAAGAAAAAGCAACACTCTGAGACATGAGGCGACTCGTCCCGTGCATTCAGTCGGCCTGAGTCGAAGTCAACCCTGCGACCTTTCTCCTACCACACCACTGATGCTCGCGCAGGCCTAGCAATGGTTGACAAGAATCGCACGACTCGCAGCACGCCTTAAGCTGCTTCCATGAAGGGGTCCACTTGTTTGGAATATCACCAATATCACGAACCGACTGAGACTCATTCAGAAAAATAGTACAGCATGCACAACTTGTGTGGCGATGCGGCTTTGGCGTAGCCACCGTTGCTCAGCTGAGGGTGGCAAGCCTCTGACACCTCTCAGCCATTGTATGACCACGGGGGCTGCGCCTCCCTTAGAGATGCCTAGCAGCACTGAGAATTTGACACTATAAATCTCGTGCACCTACATGCTAAAAAGCATCGTCAATTAAAATGGTCTGTAGATCGGAATGTGCACGATGAAACAGAGACGGAAAGCGACAAGTGACGCTGGAGGGTAAACGCCTTGCACTCGCATACTTAACAGACACGAAGCGTGTGTCTAGCTAGATACCTCCGCTGGCGGCTGCAGCAGGATTCTACTACGTCTGCGCGGCGACTTCTGTACCATCATTGTCCAGCTCTGCAAAAGGCAACCAGCTGCAATATGGCACCGCTGTTGTCCAGGCACATCGTGGACACGCAAGTTGACAGTCTCCACCCATTTGCAAAACAACGTAATCTCGTCTGCAATTGTCGTAATGGCTTGCGGAGTAGGCACCATTTGCTCCCGACGTTTTTGTGACGTCTGTATTAGGCACATTCGGTGCTATACTTTTGTTATCCATACGTGTCTCAGTTTAACACACACCAGCACATGTGAGGGAAAAAAGCCTCACTGCTGCCCTAACTATTTACATCGTCGTTCTTTGTGACTCCATACACTACCACCGCAACGGACTGCTAAAAGGATCTCaaagtgttggatttcaatatcctaCGGGTATTCACGTTTGTTTCGAAGTTGTGGGAATTAACAGTGTTTGTTTAGGGTAAGCATAAAACCAGTCAGGGAGTAACATGTGAGACATTAGCTACCCTGCCACGAAACGGCTTGTCAGCTGAACGGGACTGTTTTCGAAGTCCATCACTCAACATGTCATTGTGGTCTCCGAGGAAATTCGTCCCGTCTCCCGGGTGGCGTCCACGCCATGGCGATACGTATAGTATCAGTTTTTCGTGTCAGTGGTACGATTTCGACAGTAGAACACTTCACAAAGTTTGAATGAGGAATTCCACGGTTGGAAGCAGTATTTCATTAGAAAGGCCTGTAGCAAAACCTGCTTTTCGCACACGTCAGCGGACAATGAAATCTGATGATCACGGCGAACGGCTACGAGACAGTTACTAGGGATGGGCTTGAGGATCCCTGTTAGCGGTAGTTAATTTACGATGATCACTCCCAGTATGATGGTACTCGTCATACTCACATCTGAGcagttcttttctgtcgttACTGCGCGTGATAACAGTAATCCTTACATACGCCTAGAACGAGACAGATGTGGATAACCTTATTCTCGTAGGATCCGCATTTATCATACCTGGCACAGCCCAATATTAACTGCGAATTCA from Toxoplasma gondii ME49 chromosome VIIa, whole genome shotgun sequence carries:
- the AP2VIIA3 gene encoding AP2 domain transcription factor AP2VIIa-3 (encoded by transcript TGME49_205650) — translated: MQQSSVVWRAGVIRHVHDQGVCEAEHHTRTFDSKSSVRVSHEHGTSQEALNHRFLSAECLPSPMMKLSNGDLTPQEKSFTVHRSVCQDSEMMTQPSMAYHQNSITREISLSAVDSAAFPFEGDAKPTEGRTLSILESSTVACSLPTLSRVCSINLPSPGASPASAHTSSSAPQSLVCAHMHALSEIASPAHASPDSSDQPSEQSDSSTFQSASTAATPPEVFHPFAAKLLSHAADPDLSAGCTVSTPNLGPNLSSPQKHSRDSSDTTSTTVCSERTGSGAEASLSSHYGSKLRDLPCGESVSDDRGIWGAGGPLHSAEGSSDLQVDSADAFPPSIPRGQQLECDAAYRQRSSRSGSDKGDSASLAHSSPGIHSKDSAVVATQHLTDTAAAARLSALVEEPDAGMGTNSGPDAAAPDRIEDRIVETGNSLDQSTDARSTPVVVPRGVWYNRSTCCWLACVSGVGKRLYVFSAKRLGFERARQMAIDCKNGCLTPEGLAAASDDSGGGNKAVSSFASKCRRPLAMTGKATKVDIPTSAFTEGADWRSSTTPGWAQDTNDIGEAASPGLGLKAPSPGGSLAGDGAREDESTGIDTPAALSRSRSAECTKEDVCVSEDGAASKEASEVPSLVSERAPRKRIVSRRIAETRATARNVRAKSQVQHSHRQQDDFSTSAARTANKAANRAGTPHGVWFNSHTKSWTCATVGPRRQLLVFSSARYGFEKARAMAIEARVQSVQALQGQAQSYETSQSRSTRTSSAKDDADAAGRSRGELSNTEIMGCSQRTRSVSEETVTEEMSEMGSPHRAARSGRAAALFGTRPTSSWDESPPQRQELGRCASMQTTEHKHLTEKEQQLLCAGKLAANLVLSDLLEVCLPQLELSPASVDRVRSSVEVALWTVSSAQHPAELQTFLRLFSCCFMALKIPSNMPTQTRVRLLEALSGAHLEFPQASGISGANVEESGKAVVSEEELGGDRKRQRLGSRPGTPSKSTVTPSEWMHG